A DNA window from Acidihalobacter prosperus contains the following coding sequences:
- a CDS encoding winged helix-turn-helix domain-containing protein encodes MRWILISGDNRQAFALRQLLIRDGFKIAHAKSLEHTREQLSTREFSAILMSGFGHADVRAWAQTVERDLAGRINGCTPVFLLRSEAHCDLYHVNGWAPVFCTHEDISNDEILLRVRALLRRAAGYPNHSYIGPLGLDPLTHRAYLNGWPISLRAKEIELLQVLCDHGERAASYEQLEALLWDGRSGARARLASQVRNLRASLTRQGVPLTIRNVKGYGYRLVQPGNAPRIRRPAGRVAQRGARGEASSQLP; translated from the coding sequence ATGCGCTGGATATTGATTTCAGGCGATAATCGCCAGGCATTTGCCCTGCGCCAGCTTCTGATCAGGGATGGCTTTAAGATCGCGCATGCCAAGTCGCTGGAACACACGCGAGAGCAACTGTCGACTCGCGAATTTTCAGCGATCCTGATGTCGGGTTTCGGACATGCCGACGTCCGCGCCTGGGCGCAAACCGTCGAACGGGATCTGGCGGGGCGGATCAATGGATGCACGCCGGTTTTCTTGCTGCGGTCTGAAGCGCACTGCGATTTGTATCACGTCAACGGATGGGCCCCGGTGTTTTGCACGCACGAGGACATTTCGAACGACGAAATACTGCTGCGTGTGCGTGCATTGCTCCGCCGCGCCGCCGGTTACCCGAATCACAGCTACATCGGGCCACTCGGCCTCGACCCGCTCACGCATCGCGCCTACCTCAACGGCTGGCCGATTTCCCTGCGCGCCAAGGAAATCGAGCTGCTGCAGGTGCTATGCGATCATGGCGAACGGGCGGCCTCGTACGAACAGCTGGAGGCGCTGCTCTGGGACGGCCGCTCGGGCGCGCGCGCGCGGCTCGCCTCGCAAGTGCGGAACCTGCGCGCCTCGCTGACCCGCCAGGGCGTCCCCCTGACCATCCGTAATGTGAAGGGATACGGCTACCGCCTGGTACAGCCAGGCAACGCGCCCCGAATCCGCCGGCCCGCGGGACGTGTCGCCCAACGCGGCGCGCGCGGCGAGGCGAGCAGCCAACTGCCCTGA